In a genomic window of Dehalococcoidia bacterium:
- a CDS encoding NAD(+)/NADH kinase — MKKVGIAYHPLNARSPELTRKLASILESQGLEHWQSSAWDEAELRPHFPGTDLILTVGGDGTILRVAQILDGAPIPITGVNLGQLGFLTEIPPEDGGERLLALLAGKGWLDKRAMLDVVLHQTVNGKKETRSFHVLNDVVMARGAIARIIEVTASVDGAKVDTYKADGALVATATGSTGYALAAGGPILNPQSTHLLLVPILPHLSMHYPLVLHPTNIINLKLSTTNPATLSIDGHISIELHDGASITVKASAKRTRFLRVDPPAHFYASLGRKLRGEFYALQD, encoded by the coding sequence ATGAAAAAGGTCGGCATAGCCTATCACCCCCTCAATGCCCGTTCGCCTGAACTGACGCGCAAGCTGGCTTCAATTCTGGAGTCGCAAGGGTTGGAACACTGGCAGAGCTCGGCCTGGGATGAGGCAGAGCTGCGCCCGCATTTCCCGGGTACCGACCTCATCCTTACCGTCGGCGGTGACGGCACCATCCTGCGCGTGGCCCAGATACTCGACGGCGCTCCCATCCCCATCACCGGCGTCAACCTGGGACAGCTGGGATTCCTTACCGAGATTCCGCCGGAAGACGGCGGTGAAAGGCTGCTGGCGCTCCTGGCCGGAAAGGGCTGGCTCGACAAACGCGCCATGCTCGATGTTGTGTTGCACCAAACCGTGAACGGCAAAAAGGAAACTCGCAGCTTTCACGTCTTGAACGATGTGGTAATGGCTAGAGGCGCCATCGCCCGCATTATAGAGGTTACCGCCAGCGTGGATGGCGCCAAAGTAGACACATATAAGGCCGACGGCGCGCTGGTGGCAACTGCCACCGGCAGTACGGGTTACGCTCTGGCCGCCGGAGGCCCCATCCTCAACCCGCAATCGACACACCTGCTGCTGGTACCTATCCTGCCGCATCTTTCCATGCACTACCCGCTGGTGCTGCATCCCACGAACATCATCAATCTCAAGTTGTCGACCACCAATCCGGCCACTCTCAGCATCGACGGGCATATCAGCATCGAGCTTCACGACGGGGCGAGCATAACGGTGAAAGCCAGCGCCAAGCGTACCCGTTTTTTGAGAGTTGACCCGCCAGCGCATTTCTATGCCTCGCTGGGTCGCAAACTAAGGGGAGAATTTTATGCCCTACAAGATTGA
- the hrcA gene encoding heat-inducible transcription repressor HrcA — protein MLRPREELILSSIIRQYISRAMPVSSSSVLDECGLDVSSATVRNDVVRLEEEGYISRPHHAAGSVPSDKGYRHYVGSLKGIELPLEEQFLINHLFHQVEDKLEEWLNLAVTLLAQQVKNVAVVTTPRPAAAKFKHMELVSIQPQMALVVLVLHGAKVRQQLVNFEEPSTQETLTHMAGRLSKLFATQSAAQIASKMENLTPAERRVAEHVLHMMQAEDAQSGQGLFLEGWHFLINQPEFSQGPRLVNLINLAEQKKLAELMIPENPAEHGIRVIIGRENKDEAVQDCSLVISRYGLPDEPLGSIAVVGPTRMEYERTIAVISYVSSLISLLVTELYGVMPRGHGRETHN, from the coding sequence ATGCTGCGACCTCGTGAAGAATTAATCCTTAGCTCCATCATCCGCCAGTATATCTCGCGGGCTATGCCCGTATCCTCATCCAGCGTGCTGGACGAGTGCGGGCTGGACGTGAGCTCGGCCACCGTGCGCAACGATGTGGTCCGCCTGGAGGAAGAAGGCTATATCTCGCGCCCGCATCACGCCGCGGGTTCCGTGCCCTCGGACAAGGGTTACCGGCACTACGTCGGCTCGCTCAAGGGCATTGAACTGCCACTGGAGGAACAGTTTCTTATCAACCACCTCTTCCACCAGGTAGAGGACAAACTCGAGGAGTGGCTCAACCTGGCGGTTACATTGCTGGCACAGCAGGTTAAAAACGTGGCCGTGGTGACCACGCCGCGCCCGGCGGCCGCCAAATTCAAGCACATGGAGCTGGTATCCATCCAGCCGCAAATGGCCCTGGTGGTGCTGGTGCTGCATGGGGCCAAGGTGCGCCAGCAACTGGTGAATTTCGAAGAGCCCTCTACCCAGGAAACGTTGACGCATATGGCGGGACGCCTCAGCAAGCTCTTTGCCACGCAGTCTGCGGCGCAAATAGCCTCCAAAATGGAAAACCTTACGCCGGCGGAAAGACGCGTGGCGGAACACGTGCTTCACATGATGCAGGCCGAGGACGCGCAGAGCGGGCAGGGGCTCTTCCTCGAAGGCTGGCATTTCCTCATCAACCAGCCGGAGTTCAGCCAGGGGCCGCGCCTGGTCAATCTTATCAACCTGGCGGAACAGAAGAAGCTGGCCGAGTTGATGATACCTGAAAACCCGGCCGAACACGGGATACGCGTCATCATCGGGCGCGAGAACAAGGACGAAGCCGTGCAGGACTGCAGCCTGGTCATCAGCCGCTACGGACTGCCGGATGAGCCGCTCGGCAGCATCGCCGTGGTGGGGCCCACTCGCATGGAATACGAGCGCACCATAGCCGTTATAAGCTATGTTTCCTCCCTTATCAGTCTGCTGGTGACCGAACTATACGGCGTTATGCCCAGGGGGCATGGCCGCGAAACGCACAACTAA
- a CDS encoding nucleotide exchange factor GrpE gives MLDPRFEDMPERGEIRERPEELEPVVNIAALKQEIIDAKAKAQEYLEGWQRGQADFVNFKKRLEQDKIDAAKYANAGLILKILPVLDDFERAVGAVPPSMAKEPWVGGINGIARKLESVLESVGLTAIKAQGEFFDPNLHEASGSAPGPEGLVVMELEKGYKLADRVLRPARVMVGNGEGDSENESSMEE, from the coding sequence ATGCTTGATCCCAGATTCGAAGACATGCCGGAGCGTGGTGAAATAAGAGAAAGGCCAGAGGAGCTAGAGCCCGTGGTAAATATCGCCGCGCTCAAACAGGAGATCATAGACGCCAAAGCCAAGGCTCAGGAATACTTGGAAGGCTGGCAGCGCGGGCAGGCGGACTTCGTCAATTTTAAGAAGCGACTGGAACAGGACAAAATCGACGCCGCCAAATACGCTAATGCCGGGCTAATCCTCAAAATACTGCCCGTGCTGGACGATTTCGAGCGTGCTGTCGGCGCTGTGCCGCCATCCATGGCTAAAGAACCGTGGGTGGGAGGCATCAACGGCATCGCGCGCAAGCTGGAAAGCGTTCTAGAGTCAGTAGGGCTCACTGCCATCAAAGCGCAGGGCGAGTTCTTCGACCCTAACCTGCACGAGGCCTCCGGCTCGGCCCCCGGTCCTGAAGGTCTGGTAGTGATGGAACTGGAAAAGGGATACAAGCTGGCCGACCGGGTTCTCAGACCGGCCCGCGTGATGGTCGGCAACGGCGAAGGGGATTCGGAAAACGAGTCTTCGATGGAAGAATAA